From the genome of Pseudomonadota bacterium:
TACTGGACGATCTGGTTCGCAAGGCTGCCAGAGGCCCCGACCTGATCGAGCAAGCGGCTCGCGACCTGATCGACGCTGGCGGAAAGCGCGTGCGGCCGCTGGCCACCTTGCTCACGGCCAAGGCCTGCGGGGGAGAAGGGCGTGATGCCGCCCCGTTGGCTGCTGCCGTCGAGCTCGTCCATTCGGCCACGCTGCTGCACGACGATGTGATCGACGAAGGGGAAGAGCGACGCGGCCGGCCCGCGACGCGGGTCCAGTGGGGCAACCTGGTATCCGTGCTCTCGGGCGACTTGCTGCTGACTTCGGCGCTGGGACTGATCGAGGCGTCGGGAATCGCCGGGGCGATGAGCGATCTGATCGCAACGATGCACGCACTGATCGCCGGGGAGGTCGCGCAGTTCAAGGCGCGCGGACGCGACGATCTGGGCGTCACGGGGTACCTAGAAATCGTACGCGGCAAGACGGGATCCCTTTTCGCAATGGCGTGTCGCTCCGGGGCTCGCTCTGCGTTCGCCGCCCCGGAGATCATCGAGGCTGCAGGCCGTTTTGGGGAGCGGGTCGGCGTGGCGTTCCAGATCGTGGACGACGTCTTGGACCTGGAGGGCGTCCCTCACGAGGTTGGCAAGCGTCTGGGCGCCGACCTCGCGGAAGGCAAGACCACGCTGCCCTTGGCGCTCGCGCTGCAGGATGATGCCGCACGACTGCGACCGCTCTTGATCAACGCCCGAGCTGGGGACATCGTCGCTGCCAGCCAGGTGGCACGCGCCGAGCGAGTCCGCAGGGCGTGCATCGAAGCTCGTGCTTTCGCCGCCCGGGAAACCGAGCTCGGCCTGCGCCAGCTGAAGGTCTTTCCGCTTTCGCGCGAACGTACGCTCCTCGAGCTGATGGTGCACGGATTGGCCAACCGGACGTCGTGACGCCGCACAGCTGA
Proteins encoded in this window:
- a CDS encoding polyprenyl synthetase family protein; this translates as MIPAAPFEGLREASVARPSAAHARQQLDAAHSLLSDTIPILDDLVRKAARGPDLIEQAARDLIDAGGKRVRPLATLLTAKACGGEGRDAAPLAAAVELVHSATLLHDDVIDEGEERRGRPATRVQWGNLVSVLSGDLLLTSALGLIEASGIAGAMSDLIATMHALIAGEVAQFKARGRDDLGVTGYLEIVRGKTGSLFAMACRSGARSAFAAPEIIEAAGRFGERVGVAFQIVDDVLDLEGVPHEVGKRLGADLAEGKTTLPLALALQDDAARLRPLLINARAGDIVAASQVARAERVRRACIEARAFAARETELGLRQLKVFPLSRERTLLELMVHGLANRTS